Below is a genomic region from Thermodesulfobacteriota bacterium.
TATAGGAATCGAGAATCTATTTTAAGAAAGAATAATATAACAGGAATCTTATTATGAGCAAAGATGTAAAATTTCTTCAAGGCAATGAAGTGTGTGTGGAAGCGGCCTTGTATGCCGGACTCGATTTTTTCGCCGGCTACCCGATTACCCCTTCCACTGAAATTGCTGAGCATATGGCGGTCAGGTTGCCGCAGATAGGCGGTAAATTTTTACAGATGGAAGATGAAATCGCATCCATGTGTGCCATTATCGGAGCATCGCTGACGGGACATAAAGTCATGACAGCCACCAGTGGACCGGGTTTTTCACTAATGCAAGAGGCCCTGGGGTATGCCGTTATGACAGAAATTCCCTGCGTCATTGTCAATGTACAGCGCGGGGGACCCTCAACAGGCCTTCCCACCAATGTGAGTCAGGGTGATATTTATCAGGCACGATGGGGCGCTCACGGAGATCATGCCATCATTGCAATGACAGCTTCAAATCATCAGGATGTATTTGAAACGACCATTACGGCATTCAATCTGGCCGAAACATACAGAACACCTGTCATTTTGCTTTTTGATGAAGTGGTGGGACACATGCGGGAAAGGCTGGTTATGCCGGAAAAAGGAGAAATAGCTCTGGTTGATAGGCTCAGAACATCCGTAAAAAAGGGTGTAGACTACCATCCATATCTGCCAAGGGAGGATGGGCGTCTTCCCATGTCGGATTTTGGAGGAGTTCACCGATACAATGTGACAGGATTATATCATGATATGTGGGGATTTCCATCCAACAATCCTGGAGTGGTTCAAGGGCTTCACCGGCACCTGGTGGACAAGATTAATAATAATGTCAATGAAATAGCCATTTACAAGGAGTATTACATTGAGGATGCGGAAACCCTATTGATTTCCTACGGGTCATCTGCAAGATCCGCACTTCATGTGGTTGAAAGTCGGAGACCAAGGGGGGAGCGGCTTGGCCTTTTGGAGTTGAATACGCTGTGGCCATTTCCCTATCAGATTGTGAGAGAAAAATGCGCCCATGCAAAGCATATCATTGTGGTTGAAATGAATATGGGTCAGATTCTCAGGGCGGTGAAAAGAGCGGTGGAGGATCCTGAAAAGGTGTTTCTGGCCAATCGTATCGACGGTGTTTTTATCAACCCGGAAGATATCAGGAATATAATTCGGTTCATTCAGGGGAAGGGAGCGTAGCAGATGGCAGTGCAAGATTATATTAGAGAAAGATTTTTTCCACACATGTGGTGTCCCGGATGTGGCCATGGTATTG
It encodes:
- a CDS encoding 2-oxoacid:acceptor oxidoreductase subunit alpha, with the translated sequence MSKDVKFLQGNEVCVEAALYAGLDFFAGYPITPSTEIAEHMAVRLPQIGGKFLQMEDEIASMCAIIGASLTGHKVMTATSGPGFSLMQEALGYAVMTEIPCVIVNVQRGGPSTGLPTNVSQGDIYQARWGAHGDHAIIAMTASNHQDVFETTITAFNLAETYRTPVILLFDEVVGHMRERLVMPEKGEIALVDRLRTSVKKGVDYHPYLPREDGRLPMSDFGGVHRYNVTGLYHDMWGFPSNNPGVVQGLHRHLVDKINNNVNEIAIYKEYYIEDAETLLISYGSSARSALHVVESRRPRGERLGLLELNTLWPFPYQIVREKCAHAKHIIVVEMNMGQILRAVKRAVEDPEKVFLANRIDGVFINPEDIRNIIRFIQGKGA